A region from the Pelobates fuscus isolate aPelFus1 chromosome 3, aPelFus1.pri, whole genome shotgun sequence genome encodes:
- the LOC134601928 gene encoding extracellular calcium-sensing receptor-like has translation MIFAVEEINASPDLLPNITLGFKIIDTCSVLRRAVEGTLWMLSGGSESIPNYQWQEQSHLAGIIGDSGSTRSIIMAHILGLYRYPQISYFSTSPFLSNRNQFPSFFRTIPSDEFQSRGLAQLISYFGWTWVGLLATDNDYGLIGIQVVKHEILTSGACVAFVENILTSHPTKNAPHIVQVIGMSTVNVVVVLSSDSDFMPVLEELLRQNVSGKIWVASESWSTSALLSKERFNKILNGTIGFAIHGGQMPRFPEYLSSLYPSKYPSDGFVKEFWEQIFSCEWFGKTDNNTTQECTGEEKLESSITNADLRITFNVYTCVYTFAWALQSLLQCQPGAGPFLHKECANILSFRPWQLLYYVKTVNFLVNDRTHIFFNDKGDPPAIYDIVNWQSGATGNLEQVIVGIYNSNAPRGNTLILDSSAIKWNTRDAQVPYSQCSPSCPSGFQKVTIPEKPTCCYECNPCPQGKISNQTDAVECQQCSWDMWPNQEQDRCLPRTIEFLSYKDPMGVSLAAIALFSSTVPFCILMVFFCHRTTPIVRANNWSLSCLLLVSLSFCFLCGLAFIGYPQAEMCLLRQVAFGMVFSICISCVLAKTVTVVIAFKATKPGSRLRKWTGIKISYSVMGLCVFIQLCICVSWLSLSPPFQEYDIQTQSGVIIITCNEGSSTAFWCMVGYLGLLATISFIVAFLARRLPDSFNEAKSITFSMLAFLSVWVSFVPAYLSARGKNTVAMEIFAIISSSWAVVICIFVPKCFIILFQPNMNSRKYLMKKDIGQK, from the exons ATGATATTTGCTGTGGAGGAGATTAACGCAAGTCCAGACCTTCTTCCCAACATCACATTGGGCTTCAAGATTATCGATACCTGTAGTGTCCTGAGACGGGCAGTGGAAGGGACTCTGTGGATGTTATCAGGAGGGAGTGAGAGCATCCCAAATTACCAATGGCAAGAGCAATCACACTTAGCCGGCATCATTGGTGACTCTGGATCAACAAGGTCCATCATTATGGCCCATATATTGGGACTCTATAGATATCCACAG ATCAGTTATTTTTCTACTAGCCCATTTCTGAGTAATAGGAATCAGTTCCCTTCCTTCTTCCGGACAATACCTAGTGATGAGTTTCAATCTCGAGGTCTAGCTCAACTCATCTCATATTTCGGTTGGACCTGGGTTGGTCTGTTGGCCACTGATAATGACTATGGACTAATTGGTATCCAAGTGGTTAAACATGAAATCTTAACATCTGGAGCATGTGTGGCCTTTGTTGAGAATATCTTGACTAGTCACCCAACCAAAAATGCCCCACATATTGTTCAGGTTATCGGAATGTCAACAGTCAATGTTGTAGTAGTTTTGTCTTCTGATTCTGACTTCATGCCAGTGTTGGAAGAGTTACTAAGACAAAATGTATCTGGGAAAATTTGGGTAGCTAGTGAATCTTGGTCAACATCTGCTCTTCTGTCCAAGGAAAGGTTCAACAAAATTTTGAATGGCACAATAGGATTTGCAATCCATGGTGGCCAGATGCCAAGATTTCCAGAGTATCTCAGCAGTCTTTATCCTTCTAAATACCCATCTGATGGCTTTGTGAAGGAGTTTTGGGAGCAAATATTCTCTTGTGAGTGGTTTGGGAAAACGGACAATAACACCACACAAGAATGTACAGGTGAAGAAAAACTTGAGAGCTCAATAACTAATGCAGATCTTAGAATTACATTCAATGTCTATACTTGTGTTTACACATTTGCCTGGGCCTTGCAAAGTCTTCTGCAGTGCCAACCTGGTGCTGGACCATTTCTTCACAAAGAATGTGCTAATATCTTATCTTTTCGACCTTGGCAA CTACTTTATTATGTAAAAACTGTTAATTTTCTAGTCAATGACAGAACACATATTTTCTTCAATGATAAAGGGGACCCTCCAGCAATATATGATATTGTGAATTGGCAGTCAGGGGCCACAGGAAATTTGGAGCAGGTTATAGTTGGAATTTATAATTCAAATGCCCCACGTGGAAATACTCTTATTTTAGACAGTTCTGCTATTAAATGGAATACGAGGGATGCACAG GTGCCATACTCCCAGTGCAGTCCAAGTTGTCCGTCAGGGTTTCAAAAGGTAACAATACCAGAGAAACCTACCTGCTGTTATGAATGCAATCCATGTCCTCAGGGGAAAATCTCTAATCAAACAG ATGCTGTTGAGTGTCAACAATGTTCCTGGGACATGTGGCCAAATCAAGAACAGGACAGATGTCTACCCCGCACTATTGAATTTCTGTCCTACAAAGACCCAATGGGTGTGAGCTTGGCAGCCATTGCTCTTTTCTCTTCTACAGTCCCTTTTTGCATTCTGATGGTCTTTTTCTGCCACAGAACTACTCCAATAGTTAGAGCCAATAACTGGTCTCTCAGTTGCCTTCTTCTAGTTTCTCTCTCCTTTTGCTTTCTTTGCGGCCTAGCTTTTATCGGCTACCCACAAGCTGAGATGTGCCTGCTGCGCCAGGTGGCATTTGGGATGGTTTTTTCAATCTGCATTTCCTGTGTCCTCGCAAAGACTGTCACTGTTGTAATTGCCTTCAAAGCAACCAAGCCAGGCTCAAGGTTAAGAAAATGGACAGGGATTAAGATCTCTTACTCTGTCATGGGACTTTGTGTCTTTATTCagttatgtatctgtgtatcatggCTCTCACTTTCCCCACCATTCCAAGAATATGATATTCAAACACAATCTGGAGTTATCATCATTACCTGCAATGAAGGGTCATCAACAGCTTTCTGGTGCATGGTGGGATATCTTGGCTTACTGGCCACTATTAGCTTTATTGTTGCATTCTTGGCCAGACGCCTTCCAGACAGTTTCAATGAAGCCAAGTCCATCACATTTAGCATGCTGGCCTTCCTCAGTGTCTGGGTGTCCTTTGTTCCAGCTTATCTTAGTGCTCGTGGAAAGAACACAGTTGCCATGGAGATCTTTGCCATCATTTCTTCCAGCTGGGCTGTGGTCATCTGTATCTTTGTGCCAAAATGTTTCATTATATTATTCCAACCCAACATGAACTCCAGAAAGTATCTCATGAAGAAAGACATAGGACAGAAATAA